The following nucleotide sequence is from Anopheles stephensi strain Indian chromosome 3, UCI_ANSTEP_V1.0, whole genome shotgun sequence.
TTTCAATCTTCCGGTCCATATCGGTTTTACGGGGCAGCCTGTAAATGGGGGAGAGGCACAATAAGCGGATCGGAATGCTGAAGGTCAGCAAAAATCGACGGAAGAGGCAACTTACAATTCAGCAAGAACCGTCAGCTCATGGTACGTTCGCTGGATGATGAAATCTATCAAGCGGCCTAACGGGATCAGATTCTGCCGCTGAGCCATCTCCTGCCCTGTCGGGATGAAGCTCGTCACCGCCCCTCCCTGTTCCAGTGGTTGTGGTGCCATCGTGCTCTGCTGTTTTAACGACTGTTCGGTCGTAAAATGTAATGACTGTACGTCGTAAAATGCACTCCTCTCTTGTATAGCAACAATCTACACGATGGCTAGAATGTTGTGCACGGCCGGTTCTTCTATGAATCGTGCAAAATCACTCTACAGCAAACGAGTTCCTTCCACACGCTTTCACATAGCGTAGCAGGAGGGGATTTTCTTCCCAAACACCACTATTATTCGATGGAAATGATATTCTCCATATTACACCGCAGGCAATAGTGCTAGAGTGTGTATACGAACAACaaccgaaaaggaaaacacgaGAAAAGCACTATTTTTCCAAAAATTTTGGCCGTACAATCGCGTTCCTGCTGATATTTTCTTGAGTTGGCTTTTTTTAGCTTCGGAGGCGGTGGTCACACACCGAGAATCGAAGCGTTTGTTAGCATTTTGACAACCCGAACTGACAGCTGAAACGCTTCGGATCATTGCAAGGAAAAACAGGGCAATTTGTTCACAAAACGCTTCGGTGTGAGTATGGAAAATACGTTTTTGCTTAAAATTACTTACGATAGTGAAAAGAAAACGTCACAAAGACAATGACATAAAAATTTACTTTCAAAAAGCTAgtttttgtagctttttcATGCATTTGACCAATGTTTACGTTTGCCGCACTACGAAACACGTGTATTTCACGTCCCTGTACGAAAGTAATGGACGGCAGACGGTGAAACACGCCAGtacggtttgttttgattttgcagCTGTCAGAAtggtaaagaaaaacatacacacacggacacgcaTCCAGCGCCGAAAGCAATCGCGAAACGACGCAGGCGGAAGGACTTTTTCGTGTATATTTTTGCGTACCGtacaccaaacacacatacacgcagcTCTCCGTTCACACGTACGTCACGCGTAAAAGCAGGAAAAGGACCACCAAGCTCGAGTTGGTccgcaggcagcagcagcagcagccgaaacTCGCCATCACGAAGGCAAAGGCTACCTGGTAGGAAGCGGTCACACCTGCTAACGACCATGACACCTGGTGGCGACGGTGGCTAAGTGGAGGGCCGGGaaagtgttttaaaattttgctgTGGTTGAAAAGTTTACAATTTCGTAGAAAGGAAAATCTCTCCGTGTTGTGAATGCACACAAATCCATCGAGTCGTGTGACGTGCACTGGGGGTGAGCCAAAGTGAAATCCCTGCGTGAATGTTGGCTGCGACATTCCGCATCATATGGCCGCACCATCCACCCacgcgaacgaacgaagaaaaacaacagagCTCGTTAAAGTGTtgctgaaaaggaaaacatctcGAGCAAATGTGTCGGGGTGTGTGATGGATGAAGCGTGCCTGTGCATCCCGGTGAAACGGCACGTAGCGGAAAAATCACACCCACGATGAGCAGCTGAGTGTGGGGCGGCGCGAGAGAACGGGGCCAGAAGATACGCTGTTTTACATCAGCACCGAGAATATCCGGAGCgtggtttgttttcattcgGCACGCTTGAGGAATAGAGGAATCGTTTCGCATACGCATTCGGAAGCATACCCCCAGCTGAACCATCCATCCGAGATCGATGACTGCGTTAAAAAACGGTGTTGGCGCATCCGCAGATCAAAAGGTAAAGTTCAGGTGATGAAGTAAATGACggcatgtgtgttgtgtgtgtgtgtgtgagggtgcgagactttttttgttattaatttataatttattagcTTTATTAGCATGAAACGAAAGGGGAAGTGCAGGAGCGCTAGGCACGATTTTATGTATTCGCAcctcacaacaacaacgaaaacgaGACGGAAAATCATCTCATTAACCCAGAAAAATGAAACCGGCCCCGTGAAGGAAGGAATTCACGCTTCACGCCCGAGACCGAAGACTCATTACTTTATTCGTTGGAATTTTGTTTAgcctccccccaaaaaaaaaaaaaaaaaaaacgcctcgAAGACGCGTGCGATGGAAACGCGTGCAGGACGAACCTTTTTCTCGTTCCGTGTGTCGAACGGAATTTCACTCTCCCCAGAAACCTGCCGGTTATCGATCAGTTTTGTCGTCTATGATTTATGATTATTGACGGTGTCATGCGAAAATCGCACGCGGAATCGTGGAGCGAACGGCAGGGCGGTCCGGTTATTGATGGTTTAGATTGTGAGAAATATGATAAACAGACCCAATCTGAGATTGTGACGCATTGCGTTCACCTTTCTTAGAATAGATTTCGAATCAATCTTCGCCAGGAAGGATAGGGGTTTGTGGGACAAATTTGACCCGTGCCGTTTTAATGCGTGCGATTGGgctgaatattttttttttctaacttaGAAAACTAGACCCGAAAAGAATGATGAATGATTACAGCGTCAAAATCATCGCTATCAGTAGTTTCACTTTCCCTGAGCCCTTTTTTTGATTTGTTCTGCTTCCAGGCAAGATTCTTCCTCGTAATCATGCGGCTGAATTTAAAGTTCTTGCTGATAAGCCTCTGCCTAATGGTTGCACTCATCACTTTCGCACTTTGGGCGAACTGTGGCGTTGGGCATGGGCTTGTGCCGAAGTGGCCCCAGCATCATGGCGATGGTGGTAAGATGCACTTTTGCTTCTATTTTATCCCTATATTAAagattaaattttcttttcaccaGACAACTCATTCGAACAGACGGAGGAAATCGACTGCATCATCAACCAGGAGTATGCGATCGGCTGCCGGAAGGAGGGCGAAGAGGTGTACCTCCCGTTTTCCTTCCTGCAGAAGTACTTCGATGTGTACGGGTCGCTAAACGTGGTCGACGGTAGCCGGCGGTTCGATTGGACGCACAGCTACGGGAAGGTAAACTACCCGAAGGGAGCGTACGATCCGCGCGGTATTTTTATGTACTTCGAAAACTACAACGTAGAGATGCGCGACCGCGTCAAGTGCATAAGCGCAATCGATGGTGTGCCGATTTCGACACAGTGGGAAAGCCAGGGCTACTTTTACGCCACCCAAATCGCACAGTTTGGCCTGTCGCATTACAGTAAAAATCTAACCGAACCGGAACCGCGCCGCAAGACGGTGGAGGACGGTGAACGGGAGATGGCAACGTGGATCATGCCGAAAGGTAGCTCAATgaatcgaacgatcgatcggatGCGACCGGTCGCTGGTGGAGCGGTGCTTAGCTTCTCGACCGGTAAGTCATTCGACACGGCGGTGGTGCTGCCGATGGATCACGTGCTGGACCTGGTGCTCAGTATCGATGTGCTGCTGAAGCCAAACTCAACGATTTGCGTGACGCTGCAGAACCGGGAAACGCAGAAGCTTTATCACGTTTACTACATACTGGCGGATCTGTTGATCGGGGTGCAGGATGAGAACATTTACTACGGTATCGGGCTGAACAGTACCGGGGCGTGGAAACATTTGACTCGTGATCTGTTCGTCGATCTGCAGAAGGGACTGCCACAGTACGCGAGCACAGACAAGCGGCGTAAGATGCGCCGGACCGAGCTGAAGGTGGTCGAGATATCGCTGCTCGGGAACGGGAGTATCGATAATTTGACGCTTTCGACGAGTGAACATATAAGTCACTTTTATGATGCAGCCGAGTGGTTGATAAGGCATCAGGATCCGAGTACGGGCGGGTGGCCGATACCGGTGCGACGGAAGCTGGGTTCGGGATTCGGCGAACTGGCACGCGGTTGGTACTCGGCCATGGCGCAGGGTCACGCGATATCGCTGCTCGCCAGAGCGTACTACCATTCGAAGGGCGATAAGCGATACTTGAGGGCAGCACTGGACGGGCTGAAGCTGTTCCGGATACCGTCCTATCAGGGGGGCGTGCTGGCAACCTTTCTTGGGAAGTACGCATGGTACGAAGAGTATCCAACGACGCCACACTCGTTTGTGCTGAACGGGTTCATCTATTCGCTGCTCGGGCTGTACGATCTGAACTCAACCGCACCGGCCAATCAATCGAACGAGGCGGCGGTTCTGTTCGAACAGGGAATGGCTAGTCTGAagaagatgctgctgctgtacgacACCGGTTCGGGAACGAGCTACGATCTGCGCCACTTTACACTCGGTAAGAGCATAATGATTGCTGTatgaatttaaaatgttacattaatggttttattttccacacgAAAGGAATTGCACCGAATCTTGCGCGCTGGGACTACCACGCAACGCACGTCAATCAGCTGCTCCTGTTGGCCACGATCGATCCAGACCCGCTCATCGCACAAACGGCGGAACGATGGAAAAATTACATGGTAGGCAAACGAGCACCACACaactagaccgcaccgacacGGTCGACCATTGTAGACCTGCAATCTTCTCCACTTCCATTTTAAAtgccttacacacacacaccagaagaAAATTATCTCCACGTCATCTTTTACTCTTACTTAAACTGTTGCGCTTGCCGCcggaaagcaaaaagaaaggagGGGAAGGGTTGGCCAAGCGGTGCATTGTAACGAGCACACACAGAGTACAGAGAAACGTAATGTAAAAGACACAACCGGACAGGGACCGATCAGCAAGGggttcacacacttcacctgCAATTGGTGAAGCCAAACGTATAAGGCAGCAAGCGCTTCCCGAATAGGGCCACCACCGTTTGATGATGGTAACGTGCAGCGAGGCTTTCGTGATATGATAATGGTACCTTTAGCGTGTAAACGAACGTTTTGTACATATGAGTAGAGACCTTTTCCAGAGCGCCCAGCTAGAACGCGTAGCGTCTGTCGTAGCGCAGCAGGAGATCGCATATCCTCGTGTTACGGAATCGGGTGCGAATCCGTGTTTTGTACATTGCACGACAAATTTGTTAGATGCTTTCACGACCTTTTGTACTATCGAACCACTCTCAATCTGTAGAGATATGCTCACGCGCTCACCAATACAACAATAATCAGAGTAGTCAAGCGTAATCAGTAGTAGACACCCCCTACAGGGATATGTGTAGGATTAGGGAACgggtgagagagagcgagagagagaggaagcaAAATTAAACTGTAAAGAAGGTTGTAAAATGAATGGAATTCAATCCAAAATATCATCGTAGAGTAAGGATAATACAACTATCATTTGTGAAAGAGACAATTTGtgtaaacgaaaaaaacacactcacacacacaatccttgccattgttttgttgcttgccCGTTTCGGATCTACTGCAGGGACGTTGCGTCTTTGATAGGGATTTTTAAgttaaaaatagaataatacAGTCCGCGCTTCGTGCAAAGAGTATGAAACACTTCTGCTTGGTTGtaataatattacaaaaatagTGTAAGTCCTGCGTAGACTGGCTGATTTTCTGGACAAGACAAACTTCATGACACTGCGTGCACAATGAAACGCATTTACTGTCTATAGTATTTATAGAGAACAATATGGTAGTCAGCAGCAAGTATATGTATCTATATACTATGTCACAGAAATACCAATCAATATTTAGAGAGCTTACACTGGAAACAGTATTTGAATAAGTAGTTCTTTCCACGTGCCAGAGGAAGAGTTTGTATAATccatgcacaaaaaaacacacacagatttTGTACGAGAGCCTAATTGAGCTGAATGAATGAAGAATTTAAGTTCGAGTTGTATGTTAATAGTTTAGATTTGAGTTGAGTTTAGAGTTTATCCGCAAAGCTCCTTGCGTAGCGCGTATAGTTTTTCCCTATCTGCTTTAAAATTGTACCTTCAAACACGTTTAGTTGCTTTAAgacgtttatttatttgttaaaaAACTAATGCTTTAATGTGGAGGAGGTAACGATGGCTCAAGTATCATCGAATTATAGCTCGAGTATGTGTATGATTTGAAAACAAATGTGAGAGCGATTTGTAGCGTGTAGAGATTCCCTTATCCCCTTAACAAATAAGGGCAAGAAAAGACTAGACTAGTAAACCCTACCCTACTGGCGTTTGGTTCGCTAGCGTTGCGGTTCAGATTCCTGTTACAAACAGTGTTACTTACGAATGGCTTATTTTGTACCGTTTATCGAAACCTTTTCAATAAGACTGCGTCCAAATGCGAGTACGGGGTGTGCATTAAGTTCAACTGCACTAGCAGCGAAAGGATACGGTAGGGGGAGATGAAGACAACACACGATCCATTCCTAGTAATGCGCCGCtataatacaaacaaacaaaacttccaGTTTGACTGCGAAACCGGCAGACAGTATCTAGTGTACCATAGATAGCTAGTATAATATCGGCACGTAGATCGTGATCATATCTCTGTATGGAAATTGTggtgtgcaaaaaaacaaactctgagCCCTTCGGAATCCTGCATGGCGCATCGTGCTGTAATAATGGAAGTAGTCGATAAGCTAGTAAATCAATAATATCTCCACAACCTGGAGTAGAGAGACCGATTGGACGCGTTGGCTGTTTGGAACGTTTTTGTAATAATGGATCAGGAAGGCCGGGTGGCAAGAATTCAAAAAACACTCTCGACAATAACAAGCATAGATGGGAAGCTGCTTGCAGGAAACGACAAGATAGACAAGGACGTGCGAGTACATATTGGGGTTTTTGAACCGGATTCGATTAGACTTCacggagggttttttttctttatccaACGTTCAGGATTTCTTTACGGTCCCTAGATTACAAAAGTACGAAAAGTGACCAATTTTCCCAGTCAACTGTTGCGCTCCTCGTAGATTCTTACAGTCTCCTTAATGCTCCgacaccacacgcacacacacgtgcaaaTCTGCTTAGGGTGGCGATAGCTTTCACCAGCCAGTGTAAAGGCTGTGCCCCACAGTTAGTTAGCCGAaagaaaacccaaaacccGGAACTCAATAATGTTACACTTTATACTACACATAGTTGTCACGATCAGCAACCGTGGCCACGGTGCCGCGCATGATCAGGATAAATCACGAGCACATCACGTCGGACGCTCTGTCGAACGTTTAAACTTGAAAAGCAACTGAAGCAGAAACAATatgtgaaacaaacaaaacattgtaCAAATTTGTAgctaattaaaagaaaaaaaagtccctTAAAGGAAGAGACCCCCATTAGATTGGGGGAAACAAAAGCGTTGAAAATAGTACCAAACCTACAGGATAGCGCAGAAAGAGTGTAATATATTGGCTCTTGTGTATTGGCGATGCAATCTTGAGTTTTTCAGATATCATAATTAAGGATTTTAATAATTGAAGTAGGATTCTTTCATATCGGGAGAagatattttatttgcaatcTTTAACAGCGCAACCACATCCCATACCTATTGTCGAATCAGTGAGACACTGAAATGGAATCtggttttgtttgcaattCACTACAAGCTACCCAGTTAATCTTGCCAATAGAATAATTGTTTACTTCACTCTCCACTCCATTTGACTAAATGGTGCTTGTTTAGCAAACCAACCAAGCGGTGAAGTTTatgtcaataaaaaaatagcatATCATAGACGGCAATAACAGTGAACCTAATAGCTGGCCTGTTATGTGTCCGCGATGGTTCGTATAGCGTTGGGACACAGGGCAGAGCCACGTACACAACTTAACGTACAGTCAGTAACGCGTATAATATATATCTTTGCAGTTATGCATCTATATATACACAACATACATATATAGTATAACGTACGATCGGAGAGCATCAAAACGTACACGAGCATTTTGACATTGATCCTCACGTTATGTTGCACTCGGCAAAATCACTGACTAGCAGATGCCACTCAGCATCCGTAATAAAAGGAAACCAAAACacataataaatgaaaaaaaaaactgtaacaGTGGTGCGTTGTGCTGACTACGGACATTCGAAGAAGAGATCATTCAAGACCATTTCCAATTAATAGACTAATTTTTTGGAcgacttttttaaatttattttttaggaTTTCTAGATGATTTGATGGTTTGGAAGTAGAAATATTTTACCTGTAGTAACATTTTTCTGCTTGAAGTCTCTGGAACCGTGCCCTGCAAATCTTCATCTCGTATGCAACAATTTCCCGGCTACGCAACTGCTCCAGACTGACGCACTCGCCTCTCACACAAAACCCTGATCGTACTCCGGTCGGCGGCAGTGTCACAGAACGAACGATCGTCAGTTTCACGGACTACagatgaatttgaatttttatgcgTCTTTTATGCTGAGTAGTGACTGGGCGGCTTTGGGATGATTTAAGACGCGAATAGGACGCGCGCCATAGTAATTTcccctgtgtgttgtgaatTGCCTTCGATTGacttcaaaatatttttatgccAGAAGATTCGTGGGCTTGGACCAGAGTGCAAACCAAACCAGACTGGGTAGCATACAGATATGATCGTATGGTATTATCACACCTGTGGAGTTGCTGGTGTTGACAGGTAAGGATGAGTAGGTCGGGTCGGATTTAAACAGCGTTGGCTAAATCATTGCATTTATCTGCCGTAGTTTcttctgctctctctctctctctctctgcaacTCTCAACTGGCAGGCTAATATCTGGACGCTTTTCTCGCGGGAAAAGGCACACCAGGCACAACAGCGGTGGCGCCAGCAGATAGTGGCATTAAAAAAACCCGTGCCGCCAGGTCCCCCAAGTGGCAAGTGTGGGGAAATAAATTATCGACCAACGgcccgtttgtgtgtgtgtgtgggtacgaTTGCTGCAATCGACTGCACTCATGTTTTGCATAGAAATGGTGATTACGCGTTTGCAGTCAACGGCGGCTCACGCGAATCACGCTAGTACGGTGGCGAAGAGTGTGGGCTTCTTACATTTGCATTCTCCCCCCttagaggtgtgtgtgtgtgtttgagggGCCTGACATTGGCTATTGGCAGGCTATCAGGCCGCTGGAGTTGTTGATTAGCTTGTCGCACTAGCTCGAACGTTGGCCGAGGTTCGGCAGGTAGGCTCGATCGTTCGGGACTAATGATGCCTTGGAGACCCTTTCGCTCCGTTACGAAGGTGTTGCTGGGTGGGTGTGCATCGAAGGCACGTGCGAAGGTTGAAGGCCCAATGTGCAATTGATGCCTCGGTGAAGCCTTCAAAGGTACGGTACTGTCCCAAACTCATC
It contains:
- the LOC118510552 gene encoding D-glucuronyl C5-epimerase B; the encoded protein is MTALKNGVGASADQKARFFLVIMRLNLKFLLISLCLMVALITFALWANCGVGHGLVPKWPQHHGDGDNSFEQTEEIDCIINQEYAIGCRKEGEEVYLPFSFLQKYFDVYGSLNVVDGSRRFDWTHSYGKVNYPKGAYDPRGIFMYFENYNVEMRDRVKCISAIDGVPISTQWESQGYFYATQIAQFGLSHYSKNLTEPEPRRKTVEDGEREMATWIMPKGSSMNRTIDRMRPVAGGAVLSFSTGKSFDTAVVLPMDHVLDLVLSIDVLLKPNSTICVTLQNRETQKLYHVYYILADLLIGVQDENIYYGIGLNSTGAWKHLTRDLFVDLQKGLPQYASTDKRRKMRRTELKVVEISLLGNGSIDNLTLSTSEHISHFYDAAEWLIRHQDPSTGGWPIPVRRKLGSGFGELARGWYSAMAQGHAISLLARAYYHSKGDKRYLRAALDGLKLFRIPSYQGGVLATFLGKYAWYEEYPTTPHSFVLNGFIYSLLGLYDLNSTAPANQSNEAAVLFEQGMASLKKMLLLYDTGSGTSYDLRHFTLGIAPNLARWDYHATHVNQLLLLATIDPDPLIAQTAERWKNYMVGKRAPHN